Genomic segment of Mycolicibacterium psychrotolerans:
GACCGCGGAGACCGACATCCTCGAGGAGGGCATGGTGCTCGCGGTCAGCGCCTACGTGTGGGAACGGGGCGTGGGCGCGGTGTTCACCCGCGATGCCGTGTTGATCAGCGCCGACGGCGCCGAGATACTGTCGGCCGCAACGGCTTACGGTGAAACGGTCCATGACTGAGCGACCTTCGCCCGAGGACATCATCCTCTACGCGAAGGACCCGACGACCAAGATCGCCACGATCACGTTCAACAGGCCCGACTACCTCAACGCGCCGACGTCGGCGGCGCGGCTGCGGTATGCGGACGTGCTGCGTGCGGCAACCGTCGATAACGACGTCAAAGTGGTCGTGATCCGCGGCGTCGGCGACGATCTCGGCAGTGGGGCGGATCTTCCCGAGTTCATGGAGGGCCGCGACGACCCGTCTGCTCGGCTGGCCGAGTTGCGGCTCGAGGACGAGGGGGTCGGCGACGTCACCTATCCGCCGGCGGGCACTTTCCGCAACGGCGCCACGATCAGCGCGTGGTATGCCAACGTGGCGGCCGGCAACCGTCCGCTGCAGGAGCTGAAGAAGATCAGCATCGTCGAGGCCAAGGGATACTGCTACGGCTGGCACTTCTACCAATGCGCCGACGCCGACCTGGTGATCTCCTCCGAGGACGCGCTGTTCGGGCATCCGTCGTTCCGCTACTACGGGTGGGGTCCGCGGATGTGGACATGGGTGCAGATGATGGGGCTGCGCAAGTTCCAGGAGATGGTGTTCACCGGCAGGCCGTTCACCGCGGCCGAGATGTACGACTGCAACTTCCTGAACAAGGTGGTGCCCAGAGAGCGGCTCGAAGCGGAGGTGGAAAAGTACGCGCGGTCGTGTGCGCGCAACCGTCCCGTCGACACCGTGTTCCAGCAGAAGATGT
This window contains:
- a CDS encoding enoyl-CoA hydratase/isomerase family protein, whose product is MTERPSPEDIILYAKDPTTKIATITFNRPDYLNAPTSAARLRYADVLRAATVDNDVKVVVIRGVGDDLGSGADLPEFMEGRDDPSARLAELRLEDEGVGDVTYPPAGTFRNGATISAWYANVAAGNRPLQELKKISIVEAKGYCYGWHFYQCADADLVISSEDALFGHPSFRYYGWGPRMWTWVQMMGLRKFQEMVFTGRPFTAAEMYDCNFLNKVVPRERLEAEVEKYARSCARNRPVDTVFQQKMFFEIFKQQQGEYMGSLLAAFFESMGSGAVNDGEDFDMNEAIRTGLGDAVNDNDLRFPPEFRLSKSNRAPDADA